From Microbacterium invictum, the proteins below share one genomic window:
- a CDS encoding NADPH-dependent FMN reductase, whose amino-acid sequence MTDRTIGYIVGSISSTSINRRLATALERLAPEGTTLVEIPIADLPFYSPDHDADYPQVARDFKQAIADVDGVIIVTPEYSRSIPGVLKNALDWSARPWGQASFDGKPTAVIGTSGGGIATAAAQQHLKAILSHYNAPTLGQPEGYIQSLPGLITEDGEVTDQQTAEFLAAYLTAFNGLVERVLSSREVVAA is encoded by the coding sequence ATGACCGACCGGACCATCGGCTACATCGTCGGCAGCATCTCGTCGACCTCGATCAACCGTCGCCTCGCGACGGCGCTCGAGCGTCTCGCCCCCGAGGGCACCACGCTGGTAGAGATCCCGATCGCGGATCTCCCGTTCTACTCGCCCGATCACGACGCCGACTACCCGCAGGTCGCGCGCGACTTCAAGCAGGCCATCGCCGACGTCGACGGTGTCATCATCGTCACGCCCGAGTACAGCCGCTCGATTCCCGGTGTGCTCAAGAACGCCCTCGACTGGTCGGCCCGTCCGTGGGGTCAGGCCTCGTTCGACGGCAAGCCCACCGCCGTCATCGGCACCTCGGGCGGCGGTATCGCCACCGCAGCGGCCCAGCAGCATCTGAAGGCCATCCTCAGCCACTACAACGCCCCCACCCTCGGCCAGCCCGAGGGCTACATCCAGTCGCTGCCCGGTCTGATCACCGAGGACGGCGAGGTCACCGACCAGCAGACCGCCGAGTTCCTCGCAGCCTACCTCACCGCGTTCAACGGTCTCGTCGAGCGCGTGCTCTCGTCGCGCGAGGTCGTCGCGGCCTGA
- a CDS encoding ABC transporter permease gives MSTATRTPAGTLSPSFAQSVWLVTEREVASKLRSKAFLISTAITFAIFLVGIVWAGFAAQSPERTPVAVTSQTVSAVAGLDDLVEVTEVASADEARDLVADGEVDAALVPGGAEPFGFTLIGDDSVPSSLVSALSVSPEVELLNPGATDDFLRYIVSFGFGIIFFMAALSFGATIAQSVVEEKQTRVVELLISAIPVRALLAGKVIGNTILAMGQVVGIGVIAIVGLTVTGQGELLTGLGAPLVWFAIFFLFGFILLASLFAAAAAMVSRQEDIGSTTTPLMFLVMAPYFLVIFFNDNPLVLTIMSYVPFSAPVGMPVRVFLGEAQWWEPILSLLILLATCVVAILVGAKIYQNSLLRMGARVKLSEALKS, from the coding sequence GTGAGCACCGCCACCCGCACCCCGGCCGGCACCCTCTCGCCCTCGTTCGCGCAGAGCGTCTGGCTCGTCACCGAGCGCGAAGTCGCCTCGAAACTGCGCAGCAAGGCGTTCCTCATCTCGACGGCGATCACCTTCGCGATCTTCCTGGTGGGCATCGTCTGGGCCGGCTTCGCCGCGCAGAGCCCTGAGCGCACTCCGGTCGCGGTCACCTCCCAGACGGTCTCCGCCGTCGCCGGACTCGATGACCTCGTCGAGGTCACCGAAGTCGCCTCGGCAGACGAGGCCCGCGACCTGGTCGCCGACGGCGAAGTCGACGCCGCGCTCGTTCCCGGCGGCGCCGAGCCGTTCGGCTTCACGCTCATCGGCGACGACAGCGTTCCGTCCTCCCTCGTCAGCGCGCTCAGCGTCTCGCCGGAGGTGGAGCTGCTCAACCCGGGTGCCACCGACGACTTCCTCCGCTATATCGTGTCGTTCGGATTCGGGATCATCTTCTTCATGGCGGCGCTGTCCTTCGGCGCGACCATCGCCCAGTCGGTCGTCGAAGAGAAGCAGACCCGCGTGGTCGAGCTGCTGATCTCGGCCATCCCGGTGCGGGCGCTGCTGGCCGGAAAGGTGATCGGCAACACGATCCTCGCGATGGGTCAGGTCGTCGGCATCGGCGTCATCGCGATCGTCGGGCTGACCGTCACCGGCCAGGGAGAGCTGCTCACCGGACTCGGCGCGCCGCTGGTCTGGTTCGCGATCTTCTTCCTGTTCGGCTTCATCCTGCTGGCGTCGCTGTTCGCCGCCGCCGCCGCGATGGTGTCGCGCCAGGAGGACATCGGCTCGACCACGACGCCGCTGATGTTCCTGGTGATGGCCCCGTACTTCCTGGTGATCTTCTTCAACGACAACCCGCTCGTGCTGACGATCATGTCGTACGTGCCCTTCTCGGCTCCGGTCGGGATGCCCGTGCGCGTCTTCCTCGGCGAAGCGCAGTGGTGGGAACCGATCCTGTCACTGCTGATCCTGCTCGCAACGTGCGTCGTGGCGATCCTCGTCGGCGCGAAGATCTACCAGAACTCGCTGCTGCGGATGGGTGCGCGGGTGAAGCTCTCCGAGGCGCTGAAGTCCTGA